One Faecalispora anaeroviscerum genomic window carries:
- a CDS encoding CPBP family intramembrane glutamic endopeptidase has translation MGSTKVNKGILLIEIIICFFLMLVFNSVFSGIASILKTDGLWVGIMAYFASASAIIVYVTKVEKKTVAYVGIKKPLFIDIPKGLILGLCMFIVQQIPLLLMKMDYTAFAVKPDWGNIIIMSLYCFLCVGFVEELIFRGFILQKTQELCKWKAVVILVNCLAFYAFHWPPVRFIFGEFFNITVNTLFLCLYLYKSKNKSIVPLMIAHGFYDILSAYLLPAFLFYIG, from the coding sequence ATGGGTTCAACAAAAGTGAATAAAGGGATTCTATTAATAGAAATCATTATTTGTTTTTTTCTGATGTTGGTATTTAACTCTGTTTTCAGTGGAATCGCCAGCATTTTGAAAACCGACGGACTTTGGGTTGGCATTATGGCCTATTTTGCATCTGCTTCAGCAATTATTGTCTATGTAACTAAAGTGGAAAAAAAGACCGTTGCGTATGTTGGAATAAAAAAGCCTCTTTTTATTGACATACCCAAAGGTTTAATACTTGGATTGTGTATGTTCATCGTGCAGCAAATACCACTTCTTTTAATGAAAATGGATTATACTGCCTTTGCTGTGAAGCCTGATTGGGGCAACATAATCATTATGTCACTGTATTGTTTCTTGTGCGTGGGTTTTGTAGAAGAATTAATATTCAGAGGATTTATATTACAAAAAACACAAGAGCTATGCAAATGGAAAGCTGTTGTTATTCTGGTCAACTGCCTCGCATTCTACGCATTTCACTGGCCACCAGTACGATTTATATTTGGAGAATTTTTTAACATTACTGTAAATACGCTTTTTTTATGCCTATACTTATACAAATCCAAAAACAAGAGCATTGTTCCGCTTATGATAGCTCATGGGTTTTATGACATTTTATCGGCATATTTGCTTCCGGCTTTTCTCTTTTACATAGGCTAA
- a CDS encoding glycoside hydrolase family 13 protein, whose product MFDSRNPVYKNPVGATPAGQGIHFKITLPRSLGCTAAILSMQEDGGEHFNWEMFWCGMNGDDQEWWECDFIPPRSGLYFYSFSLQTTRGMLGLNRAFGGRGELSGASKWQLTVYEPGFETPRWLSGGILYQIFPDRFYSSGETKESIPSGRKMHAEWGEEPEWRPDETGEITNRDFFGGDLKGITQKLPYLQSLGVTCLYLNPILESHSNHRYDTADYSRVDPLLGTEEEFAELCRAAEQLGIRVLLDGVFNHTGSDSVYFNREERYPGPGAYQSKESPYYGWYEFQSWPDKYDCWWGFLTLPCINECCESYRQYLCGKDGIVRKWLRLGAAGWRLDVADELSDPLLDLISQSAKAEKSDALILGEVWEDASNKMAYGQRRRYFQGRQLDSVMNYPFRNAVLGFLTGMRAQDAMEILLTVQENYPPQVLRCLMNHLGTHDTERVLTVLGGEALNGRSREWQSRQRLSAPQREIALRRLRAASLMQYTLPGVPCVYYGDEAGMEGYRDPFNRSCFPWGHEDTSLTEWYRLLAKLRQTARAALEDSPMVPVGAFRRCLCYIRQGKTQRLLVAINSGSAAEQIPLPAGWEKAACLLGESPSSGMLTLPSIGFSALLL is encoded by the coding sequence ATGTTTGATTCCAGAAACCCTGTGTATAAAAATCCGGTGGGGGCTACCCCCGCAGGGCAGGGCATTCATTTTAAAATCACGCTTCCCCGCAGCCTGGGCTGCACCGCCGCCATACTGAGCATGCAGGAGGACGGCGGCGAGCATTTCAACTGGGAAATGTTCTGGTGCGGAATGAACGGGGACGACCAGGAGTGGTGGGAATGCGATTTTATCCCGCCGCGCAGCGGACTGTATTTTTACTCTTTTTCGTTGCAGACGACCCGGGGCATGCTCGGCCTGAACCGTGCGTTCGGCGGCCGGGGGGAACTGTCCGGCGCGAGCAAATGGCAACTCACCGTATACGAGCCGGGGTTCGAAACGCCCCGGTGGCTCTCCGGAGGAATTTTGTACCAGATTTTTCCCGACCGCTTTTATTCCTCCGGTGAAACGAAGGAGAGCATCCCTTCCGGCCGCAAAATGCACGCCGAATGGGGAGAGGAGCCGGAGTGGCGCCCCGACGAAACCGGCGAGATCACAAACCGCGATTTTTTCGGCGGCGATTTAAAGGGCATTACTCAGAAGCTGCCATATCTGCAGTCTTTGGGCGTCACCTGCCTCTATTTGAACCCGATTTTAGAATCTCACTCCAACCACCGGTACGATACGGCAGATTACAGCCGCGTTGACCCGCTGCTGGGCACGGAGGAGGAGTTTGCAGAGCTGTGCCGCGCAGCGGAACAGCTTGGCATCCGCGTTCTTTTGGATGGGGTATTCAACCACACCGGCAGCGACAGCGTCTATTTTAACCGCGAAGAGCGCTACCCTGGGCCCGGCGCATACCAATCAAAGGAGTCTCCTTATTACGGCTGGTATGAATTTCAGTCGTGGCCCGACAAATACGACTGCTGGTGGGGTTTTCTCACTCTGCCTTGCATTAACGAGTGCTGCGAAAGCTACCGGCAGTACCTGTGCGGCAAGGACGGCATCGTGCGCAAATGGCTGCGCCTGGGGGCGGCGGGCTGGCGGCTGGACGTAGCGGATGAGCTTTCCGATCCGCTGCTCGACCTGATCTCTCAATCGGCCAAGGCGGAGAAATCCGACGCCCTGATTCTGGGTGAGGTGTGGGAAGACGCCTCGAATAAGATGGCCTACGGGCAGCGCCGCCGCTATTTTCAGGGCCGCCAGCTTGACAGCGTGATGAACTACCCCTTCCGCAATGCGGTGCTGGGCTTTTTAACCGGTATGCGCGCTCAGGACGCAATGGAAATCCTGCTGACGGTGCAGGAAAACTACCCACCGCAGGTACTGCGATGCCTGATGAACCACCTTGGCACGCACGATACCGAACGCGTTCTCACCGTTCTGGGCGGCGAAGCCCTGAACGGGCGAAGCCGCGAATGGCAGAGCCGGCAGCGCCTGAGCGCACCGCAGCGTGAGATTGCCCTGCGGCGGCTGCGGGCCGCTTCGCTGATGCAGTATACCCTACCCGGCGTTCCGTGCGTCTATTACGGCGACGAAGCCGGAATGGAGGGCTACCGCGATCCGTTCAACCGCAGCTGCTTCCCGTGGGGGCATGAGGACACGTCGCTGACAGAGTGGTACCGCTTGCTGGCAAAGCTGCGACAGACGGCCCGAGCCGCGCTGGAGGATTCCCCGATGGTACCGGTAGGTGCGTTCCGCCGCTGCCTTTGTTATATTCGCCAGGGGAAAACGCAACGCCTGCTGGTCGCGATCAATTCCGGCAGCGCGGCAGAACAAATCCCCTTGCCCGCAGGTTGGGAGAAGGCCGCCTGCCTGCTCGGAGAATCGCCTTCGAGCGGCATGCTGACGCTCCCGTCCATTGGATTTTCGGCTCTGCTGCTGTAA